AATGTCAGCGTCTATAGTATTGtactaaaaaatacattattgcatgttgttttgtctctgtttggttctgtatctattttttttatgtgaattaTTATTTCTTAAGCATACCTTTCACTCTCATTCTTCTCTTCCTTCTGTTGAGGCTGCAGCAAACTATGGTCGCCACGATGAGCACAAGCACAAGTCCTGTCAAAAACACCATTCATacattatattgtgttttatctataacagtaaaaagttcaaaaataaatgtcatGGAAAATAATTTGCATcagattttgagctttaaatgCAGCTGAATTTCTCACTGTGAATTGTTTaactctgaaaaacatgtgtgaattggTTTTATTCTGAAATTCAGTTGATGATTtattaaatatacttttttgatgtgtttaaaataaataaatagataaataaataaataaataaataaataaacaaatagataaataaataaatagataaataaataaataaacaaatagataaataaataaatagatagataaataaataaataaatagatggataaataaataaataaacaaatagataaataaataaatagatagataaataaattgataaataaataaatagatggataaataaataaatagataaataaacagataaataaataaataaataatcaccttttaaatattcagcaTAAAGAATTTCAAGCCCTCACATTCAACAGTCAAAATTCTACCAAGGCATAAGCAATGGATCATGAGTGACTGAGGACAGAGGCAGCTCTTTCCTATTGGACTTTCTCttctgtgggcggggcttataGTTAAGAAATCAAAGATATAATGTTCTGATTTGGTTAATTCAGATTGGTTCCCTACAGCATTTCCTGGTTGTTGCTGCGTTAGATCGACTCACTTAAGATCGATTGCTTAGGCCTTGGAGTCTTGGATCTTTGCTGGGAAAATTTTCACTGTGAATTTTGACTGTTGAATTTGAGGGCTCGAAAATATATGTgcagaatatttaaaaagtaaacattttatttagaatttttaaacacataataattcacacatgtctttTTAAAGTTAAAAGACTCTGTAAGAAATGTAGCGGGAtctaaaattcaaaatctgatgGAACAAATTATCTTGCATAAagtttgaatttaaaaacactttgaaattcTGATGCGAGGTACACCCCCTGCTGCTCAaaggagatgtttttgtttttgcctgtaatgttccgcagtatggcattaaactcatctatctagCATGAGTATTTTGGCTGTTTTATtactctgaaaaacatgcattcttattgtgagtggattcgtctctccacagatccgacctgtaacttaaccttGTAGTGTCACATGCTTGCCGCCATGGacatagacacatttaatgccatatggcggaacattcaaggcaaagcaataacatttttatgcaAACAGTAAAAAGACCCTACACcagaatgtttaaaatgaattactgCAGCtctgctttttacatttttaagacagtaaaaatcaggttcagCGCTTTTAACTCTTGATTTTACCCATAATGCCTCTGGtcttacctcctcctcctgccagAATCCCAACCATGAGCCAAAAGTCGAGCCCAAGCCATTTTTCATCTTCGTCTGGGGTTGTGCTGCCTGTTGTTGGTACAGAAGGAACTAAATATTAATGTTAGCAAGCGTTATGTAAATTTCACTGGATTTTACGcgaacatttttcattttcacttaCTATATTTGATGCAGTCTGGACTGGACTGAACCGGATCGCTGGTTTGAGAGGTTGCCCTATTGGACACTTTGCAGGTGAAGGAGTTAGATCCCAGCTGGTTGGAAGTTCGAACTAGAACGTTTGCTTTTTCATGAGCGATAACCTTCCCACCATCGAGCCATTGGTAAGTGATGTCTTTGGTCTATAAGAAAAAGAAATGCATAGGACTGTAAAGAAGCATTGGTTTGGTCTAATGTTtgtaccagatgccctccctccctgaTGCAGTCCTCAAACAATCACATAATTAGTGATTAAgaagtaaataaatgtgtccGTAGATGCTTGTAacttttcacctgcttgtttccatggggatgttattgctttgacttgaatgtttcacagtatagaattaaaatgatatatttaccATTAATTccattatgggtgttttttgtCACTCAaaaaccccccccccaaaaaacaaaaaagaaaacccccaaaaaacatgcattcttgtggtgagtgggctcgccttaCCACCGATCTGACATGTAACCCTGCTTGcaatgccacactgtgtaacaggcaaagcaataacatttccatagaaaatATTAGGTGGCGGACCTCCCTAGAAAAGTTACTTCTTGAACCTTTAAGTATAGTTTAGCAGTAATAGAAcattgtaattgtaataaaatactTCGTACTTAGCCGAATGTCCATGTGTCTTTGTTTAATCTTTCTTTTTACAGCTGATAATATTTTTTagttaaattttaatattattcacaattgatactttgcagtaacGTCACACTTAGGGAGGTTTTCATGTATGTCAATGGAGAAATGTTCAGCCATTTCCATGGTGacgcaatgcacacattagcaaacagccAAATAAGTTTGAAGGTAGTTGAGGTAggtgaaaactcaagaaaaaatacaaagtgaatttaaattgcacattttCAGGTTGTTTGATTCTCAATAAAAAGGTGAGAGGGACAaactgaaaactgttggctaatgctagctagcttgtgactgtaatttaatgcgtgagagacttgtttaacagcacaaatcatctcacctgttgtatttCCAGCTAAGTAAGTTTGTTatggtcagattaaagtctgacttgagtaacagagcttcagacagagcagtgcatccagttagcatcacacccccagagaatgttgacaacatcagctgcaaagtatcaatccatggatttcagacaaacaattccttcctgatttgaaggacttaGTGAGGACCCATAGAGGACCTTTCCACATTCAAAAGAAGTAATATTTTGCACTGAATTAGTTAGTTGCTATGACCACGGAGACGGCTGCCATAGGATGAAACTCATTTGTAGCGTAAAAGAGTTCTTACCTGAGGAACAGAGCAGCTGAACCGGACTCGTTTCAATTTTGCTTGACATTCAAACTTCACAGTGGGCTTTGAAACGCTCTCTGTaacaaaatgatacaaaatatGACAAATTATAACAACTGTAgtgatattttaaaacacactAACTCAACCTCAAAGTCAATGGATATGTTTCTGTTGTCCATAGATTCCAGCCGTGGCGGGCTGTGCAATTCACCCTTGGGCCTTCAGTGACGTCCCACTTACTCATTACAACATCACCTTAATATAGGCGAATCAAGAAACACTTAATTTCAGGAGCATTTGAAACCAATAAGCTGCATTACACTCGAGTGTCTCCAAAGATTTTTAAACGCACCGTAGCTTGTAAGTGCCCAGCCgtacaacaacagtacaattTGCAGCGTTTCTCTGAAGCTGTGAGCCACGGGTACTGTTCATAGTTGCTTGTCTGGAAATGACGGACAAACCCTTTTCCTTGCTGGGACAGTTTGCCAGTGCAGGAGTTGGCCAACCTCTTCTCATAATATCCAGCTTTTTGTGAAAGGCCCATCTTGAAAATGCTGTGGAAAGTATCTGCAACCAGAtcaatctcttctcctcctttggccgttatgtgttaaaaatacagcGATAGCTGTTGGATCTCAGGGTTTAGTTTGACATTCTGCAAACTGACGCCTTTCCGGCTCTAGCAGTGCTCATCCAATCACAGGACACGTACATGTCCAGTCTGCATCGGGCCTTCTAGGTGGCCCTGAAAGGCAGAATCGAGATCTGATCGTCTATTGAaactgactgtgtctgtgtctttcagtgggcggggcctgctctgtttactctgaaggccccaggaaaatgaaatttgccGAGCAGctgaaatataataaaataaaactctaaaaactctaccacaataaacaacattggaagTCACTCAACGAAGTGGatataatatgacataaagagaacagagaataTAGAATATTTTAGTtgacatatttatgaaaataaaataaattcacttttcagAGCATGTTCCGGCCAGCAGAGAAGGCCCTGACCCTGACGGCCCACCACTGGATTCCAGTTTCCTGTTTATAAGTGACATTTTGGTGCCTTTTGCCCATTTAAAAGTTATGATATTTTGGTTTGAATAgttaattgccatggcaacattgCTAGTTTTCATGACTCTGAAACCGATGGATTAATttgttgaatattgtgattataATTaccaaaaatttaaataaatatctacACTTGTCGTAGATTATCACGAAATACAAATACGAAAAAAgaacacctgcttgtttctatggtgatgtcattgctttggctggaatgttcctcgATAAGGCAttaattaaacatatctatcccaATGGACACACTTAGATGTcaccaccaaaccaagttataagtcagatctgtggagactaGGCAACTGTGCTCTAGGTAAGAAtatggttaatgccatactagggaacattccaggcaaagcaatagtgtTTTCTAatctcttttcacaactcttagaGACCAGATCGGAGTTGACCATGATGGccaagctaacagcaactaatATGCTaaaatgcacttcctgattacaagaaaagaaaatgtttactatttattttggcctcaagagctgctcaaaTCCCGGAGAAAACGAGGTACAGGGCATTTACGTCTTTGTTCATCAGACTTTATAAAGGCTATTTATGGAGTAGTTATGATGAAGTGTTACTGGAtctctctaccagaaaagttacacagtgcagctttagttCACATCATTCTACGTAGAAAATGCTGTTCTCTATACGTACCTTGAACACATAGGACCAGAGTTTCTTTCTGGGATTTTCCGTCACTGTTGAGCACCTCCGCAGTGTAGCTTCCCTCATTAGATTGGGCCACATTGGGCAGGATGAGAGCGCCCCCTTCTGTGACTGTATAGGTGTCCGTTTTCGTTTTActgtcatatatatttttattatcaaaGATCCATCTCAGTCTTTTATCTTTGGCCAAACTTAGAGGGAGCTCGTAGCGTTGTCCGAGACCTGCGTAGTGTGTGCAGCCTTTAGAGGGATCTGTGGACACAAATATGAAGGGAATtcaaataaaagaagaaaaatgaacAGTAACTAGAATTCAGAGATGGACAgaagccaaaaattgtactcaagtaataaAATCATTGcttcaaaaaatattactcaagtagacgtacaaagtagtagtccaaCAAATTACTCAAGgaaggtaaaaaagtatttggggaaactataactcgagtaagagtaagttaaagagtaactgttggaaacatctgatttataatttaaagtgaatgtaattggaaggacaaaatattaaataatgcacaaaatctggtattttcaaaggaactcacagtgggaagaataaacaaaacttttactcaagtgagagtactgttacttcaataaatacattactcaagtaggagtaaaagtacgctGCTACAGTagtttgaaaagtacaatttctaaagtaaatgtaactgagtgcCACCCACGtctgacatcatgacaaaacCGAACGAAACCAGTTCAAAACCAGATCAGAATCATATCAAAACCAGATCAAAAGCAAAACTCTCTGGGGAGGTTTACCCCTGGCACTTTTTCCCATCAACCCATAACTTGCATCAAAGGTCAAATCCTTCAGCTAAGGTAGATCTGACCAAGACTAgatcaagatctggagatggtctcactgctcctgacacgtTTAACCCAGACAAACtgatggatgggtcaaacgGAGAGGGCAAATTTCCTCCTAAACCATCTAAACAGGttgaaaccaggaccaaaccaggagcaaaccagGTTTGAAGCAGGaataaagctggactaaaccaggattaaaccaggactaagcctagactaaaccaggactaaacccagactaaaccaggactaaaccaagattaaaccaagaataaactaagactaaaccaagatttaaccaggtctaaaccagaacttaaccaggaccagtcatttattataatcattCATTTGAAACCACTGACACCAGTGACTGTCAAAATGTGGTCATTTTTTCCTGTGTATGTTGAagtcaaactgaaacactgtgCATTGTCTGGGCTGCTCAAAGGAACCAAAAGGAACCAAACaaagtctaacccaggactaaaaccaagactaaccctaGGTCAGgtcaacctggactaaacaaggactaaaccaaggactaaaccaaggactaaaccaaggactaaaccaaggactaaaccaagactaacaagaataaaccagggataaaccaggttTATACCAGcagtaaaccaggtctgtaccaaggactataccaggtctaacccaggactaaaccaggtctaccccaggactagaccaggactaaaccaggtctaaactaggtctaacccagaactaaaccaggtctaaaccaggtctaagccggTTCAAGTAATATATTACCGGTAGTCATTTTTTCCTGTATCTGCTGGAGTCAAACTGAAAGTGTCGGTGTTGGTGTATTGTCTCTTATTGTCGCTCAGGGTAAATTTTAAAGGTGTCAAAACCACAGGAAGAATGCACTTTTCTGCTCAATGCTCTGCACATAGAGTTGACCACAAACCTGACTACAGGCACATGAGTgtattgtttaaaatgcaaacagggttagcagttttcaCGCAGAACGAGACCCCACGaagacacaggaagggcatctgacacgtagggacatttcagaaaatgtttgtacagatctaaactacaggattagtcgtttttatgcagaataaaacaggagatgttgttgttgttgttcagaCTTAGATTCCATCATGATTAATCTTGCAATCCTAATTAACAAGGGCCTTTTGGTATTATaactgatacattttttttactttcacttttgggTGATGGTAGTAACATGGTTGGTTGGTTGGTAGTAACAGTCTGttgattttaaagatgcactatgtaactttactgtaGACAGTTCTGCCAACAACTTGTTTCTacagagatattattgctttgccttttcCTTGTTatcacattaaacacatctccatggagacaagcagttgaaaccaccaggccaagttacaggtcacatttgCGGAGAGGCGAGTCTGCTCTCAGTAAagttcaaggtgtttttgaccaATTAATACACctgcaaatgaataaatgcaagatagaaaaagcaataacatcgccatggtaaTAAGCAGGggccagaccctccaccagaaaagttacataatatccTTTAAATTGAGTGAATTGTGAGATATTTCATGAGACTCCACACTCCTGGGAAGTTCTAGAAGTACCAACGGcaacagtagcagcagtagtactcTTTACTAGTATAAAAACTGACTAAAGATTATTATAAAAGTATTTCCATATTATGAGTTAAATTGCTAAAGTAGTACTCATggattaatttaaaataatcttaTGCAGTAAAAAGTAGTACCAAGTCAAATATCAAATAATTTCTCAAGGAAAATGTATTAGTCAAATGTTACGTCTAAACAGTTACTCACAGCTTACACTAATTTATGACTTAAAAGAAATGTAAAGGACAAATCTTTAAATAGTGCCAGATTATAACAGcagaacaaatcaaaataaactaaatcatatctgaaggagctgcaagaaacacaaatgttcaaatcatttcatattcttAACCTTAAGCTTTTGTCactattttgctttatttattaaatatacaaaaagtaATTAAGTCATAAGAATtattaaaatgctaaataaaaatTCCGAGGTCATATCACTGCTGGAAAATTGTATGAACTCCCTCAACCTCCCTCTCACCCAAAAGGGCAGTCTGCAAGGGGCTCACCCCTGGGCCGTGTTCTCAGGAGTTCACTGCATTTGTCCATTGTTCCAAAATGAGAGACACAGTCAGAACGATTGAACGCATTGAGCCTCCTACTGGCCAGGGTGAGACATGACCTCTGTACGATGGCAGTGCTGGACAGTGTCCCATCAGGAAAAACAATGAGGATCGCCCCACATTGTAAGGCAGGACTTTTTTCAGCGTGGGCCAGTGAAAACCCAGTGCACAGTTTCATTGCAAAACGTGCCGGTGCAAAGCTGCGTCTGCTTTGCAGTTTTGTGAAGCCGAGTGTGGTAGTTTACGTGGGCCCGATACGGCAGGTGCACCTCCGCTACAGGCTTTCAAGAGTCGTTCACCCGAGTCTTTCCTGCACCACAGATTAGcactttagacattttttcaacATGATGCTTACATTTTAAGTCATTCGTGAATATCACACTTAGGTGTTTTGCCTCACTTGAGAAGGAAACACAGTCTTGGAGGCACTAAACGTCATGCTCCAGGTGCTGGCCCAGTTTTTCATGTATTAGTGTGTTATCTGCCTATGCAGCTTGTGTCTTTGTGACACTTTAGGGTAGTAACACAGATAAACCTTTTAGAGCAGactaaagagaaaagagaataaACAAGGCTGGGGCGATGGCACTGCCCTGAGGTACACCAGATTTCTCTAGTAATGAGGAAGAAAATGTGATATACTCGGATACCAAAAAACTGAGGTGTACACAATGGCCTTGTGTGACACTCATTTGAGCGCattgcttaagtaaaaaaaaaaaaaaaaaagtttccttattttttgcagcttttaaCCGAGTGTCTTAGACCAATACTGATGTAATGTGGAGTGTTGAGGAAGAAACCCAAATTAATGCTCAGATATTAGTGAAGCAAAAAGTCTTCAGCCTGTCTGTTACTATGCTCTCCAGGAGTACTACacttactacaactacaacttttactcaagtaagactactgttacttcaaaatattaccaAAGTAGAGGTAAAAAAGTATTAATTATTGAGTAAGCAATCATAAAAATGATCAAACTGAGTGGTATATTCTGAAAGGTCTATATTTTTCATTGCTTAGGAAACAGTATGAGGTTTCAAACCACAACTTCCACAAACACTTTTTTATCTAAGTCTAATTTTACACAGCACATTTCAGAGTACAGCTTATGTGGTTTGAAGTGCAGATGTTAACAGGTAGTTAAATACATCTAGGgttattttcacatttatagACAtgagttaaaaaacaaaaattctaCTGGCTCTGTATTAATTCCATTATCCATATATTTGTCATTAACTTATGCATTTATCCaaacaattattcaaataataCAATTATTTAAACACTAAAACCAAAATCAGGAGTTGTTTCATAGCTGTAGTGATAGCTGTGAAAGTAgttaatagtaaaataaaaaatagatttgaATAATAAGAAGCCTACATACTTGTTGCTGATTTTGATAATCCCAAAGATaactaaaaatgtgtatttttatgaaacaaaatgtaatttattaaCACAACAGTGTAACTGAGTCTTTAATATCACTGCAAGGTCTTGTACTCGCTCCCATGTAGACCGAGACTattcaaaaactattcaaaatatGTCCAAATTTGTTCTATTTATGCAgttatttcagtgtgttttttattgtcactagtagtaaaataaacatatttcaaaataaGTGGTACATCTCTAACgattctgtatatttttttgtaaaatacctcaaaaactatttttgtaattttgtacagaaaaaatgttatatattaaacaaaatgtgtcCGGCCCCAGTGCAGACacattgcataagcagctcttgagatcaaaacaAGTGTGAcacagtctgcatctaattataacgtGTTTTGTtatcagagaatcaggaagtgcacattagcaagcttgttgttgttagcattactgtgaccgCAAACGCCACTcgtctctgaaagctgtgaaaagcacttaaaaactcattgtggtgaataattaggatgctctgagtgcaaactgtttaaaatgaactagttctgtttttcacagcagtaaaaatcaggtacacgcCTTTAAtataatactttattttattctttagaCAGCACCagtagagtgacacatttaacttGTGGCGTCTCTGTGGTGAGACACGATAGTTAGGCCTAAGAGTATTTATAACCTTTGACTAACCACCCCTCACATATGGCTTTTGAATATTAACCTGACAGGCGTATGGGgatgtgattagatttgtaatttatgtttttaaaatttaacttattctgtaaagcactttgaatgactttgtgtaccaattgtgctgtacaaataaactcgtctTGCCTTGTTGAGGtcaaaactacagagttagcagcttttacacagaattagACATACCAGGTCATTACATAACCGTTTAGCATTATAATTATACACAATAGGTCTGCACTTTATATTCAGGCTGTGcaaataatgacattttaatcaagattcagtTATTTCTAATTGATGAGCcttggtctttttaatggagaggtcca
This genomic window from Periophthalmus magnuspinnatus isolate fPerMag1 chromosome 2, fPerMag1.2.pri, whole genome shotgun sequence contains:
- the si:ch211-132g1.1 gene encoding uncharacterized protein si:ch211-132g1.1 isoform X2 → MGHSALIWFITLGTCQIFTSADPSKGCTHYAGLGQRYELPLSLAKDKRLRWIFDNKNIYDSKTKTDTYTVTEGGALILPNVAQSNEGSYTAEVLNSDGKSQKETLVLCVQESVSKPTVKFECQAKLKRVRFSCSVPQTKDITYQWLDGGKVIAHEKANVLVRTSNQLGSNSFTCKVSNRATSQTSDPVQSSPDCIKYSSTTPDEDEKWLGLDFWLMVGILAGGGGLVLVLIVATIVCCSLNRRKRRMRVKDEQELRLQWNTTNHQHHHYSNQRGHGHSHGPAHPAEPSPGQATAKQGPAAAGHTGPRPPKARQNRPRPPDPITGQPLPGPRRLPETGQTKVPSIGNDEVNPPPLPQPRKKGGPRTQKR
- the si:ch211-132g1.1 gene encoding uncharacterized protein si:ch211-132g1.1 isoform X1, whose product is MGHSALIWFITLGTCQIFTSADPSKGCTHYAGLGQRYELPLSLAKDKRLRWIFDNKNIYDSKTKTDTYTVTEGGALILPNVAQSNEGSYTAEVLNSDGKSQKETLVLCVQESVSKPTVKFECQAKLKRVRFSCSVPQTKDITYQWLDGGKVIAHEKANVLVRTSNQLGSNSFTCKVSNRATSQTSDPVQSSPDCIKYIPSVPTTGSTTPDEDEKWLGLDFWLMVGILAGGGGLVLVLIVATIVCCSLNRRKRRMRVKDEQELRLQWNTTNHQHHHYSNQRGHGHSHGPAHPAEPSPGQATAKQGPAAAGHTGPRPPKARQNRPRPPDPITGQPLPGPRRLPETGQTKVPSIGNDEVNPPPLPQPRKKGGPRTQKR